The genomic window GAGCACCGTATCGCCGCGCCGGGACTCTCGTCGGGCTGTGGCCACGGCGGTGGCGAGGTCGTGGCAGACGACGGCCCGATCGCCGAGGCGGTCGGCAAGCATGGTGCCGGTGTCGCCGATGCAGAGGACGACACGGCACCAGTCGGCGAGCGTGTCGAGCATCGGCGTCGGGTCCAGGCCCTTGTCGCTGCCGCCGACGATCTGGAGGACCGTGCCCTTCGGAAAAGCACGACACGCGGCAGCGGCGGCTTCGGGGATGGTGGCGATGGAGTCGTCAACCCAGCGGACGCCGCGATCATCGACATGCACCTCACTCAGCCGATGAGGCAGGCCGGCGAAGTCGGTGCACGCCTCGGCGGCCTGGTCGGGGTAGATGCCGAACAACGCGGCCGCGGCGTACGCGCCACGCTCGTTGACACGGTTGTGCTTGCCGAACAGCTTTGGGGCGAAGGCCTCTGGCAGATGGGCACGTTTGCCGTACTCGACCACGGTTGCTTGCGTGACGTCTTTCAGACTCCGCGCGATCGGCGATGTCGTCGGCAGGACGGCGAAGTCGCTTTCGTTCTGGAACCGTACGAGGTTGCCCTTCGCCTCGTGGTACGCGGCCTCGCTGCCATGCCAAGCGAGGTGGTCGACGCCGATCATGGTCGCCAAGCCGACGTGCGGCGACCACTCGAGCTCGGCCAGGTAGTGCAGCATCGCGCTCGACAGCTCGAGCACGACGAAGTCGTCCGGCGTGATCCGTTCGAGGTCAGCCAGGAGCGATCCGCCGAGGTTACCACCGAGCCAGACGCGGCGTGGGACGTCGCGGGTGAGGTCGATCAGACTGCTGCGTCTCGCGCGGACCTTCTCCGCGCGTTCGCCGGGCATCGGTCGCCACGCACCGAGCATTCGAGCAAGCAGTGAAGCCGTCGTGCTCTTGCCCTTGGTGCCGCTGACGCCCAGCACGAGCTTCGTCGGCAGGCGTTCGACGAGCAGGCAGATCTCCGTTGTCACCCGCACGCCGGCATCGCGGGCGGCTTCGAGCAGCTCGTGCCTCGGCGGCAGCGCGGGTGACGTGACGACCAGGTCGGCCTGCGTGAAGTTGCTCGCGTCGTGCCCGCCGAGACGCAGAGTGACCCCGATCTCTTCGAGTCGCGCGACGTCGTCGGAGAGCGCGGCCGCAGGCTTGGCGTCAGTCGCGGTGACGACGGCTCCCTGCCCGGCGAGCCATCGTGCGACCGCCACCCCGCCGCCGAAGTGGCCCAGCCCAACGACGGTGATGCGTTTGCCCCGAAACTCACGACCCTTCGCCACGTCGCACGTTACGGCCGACCGCGGACGGCGGCGGTCACTGCGGCCATCGCTGTCAGCAGGACGATCGGCAGTGTTAGGTCGAGCGCGACGATCTTGCCCGCGATCGACAGCTTCGTCGGGTCCGCCTGGACATCGCCGTTGAAACGATCGGCGAACTCAAACAATCGTTCGACGTCGTTCCCAATCGCCTCGAACTCCGGGTCATACCGGCCGGCGACGGCCTTCCGGGCATGGGTTTGGCCGTCAACGGTGATGACCGCAACGCCAGGTTCTCGAGCATCGGCGATCGTCGTCCGGAACGTGTCGGCGGCGATCGGCCACATCGGATTGGTGCGGCCGTTGAAGGTCAGCTCAACGCGTTCGGCCGTCGGTAACTCGGCGGCGGTGACGACCAGCTCGGGTCCGTCGACCCAGCGGACATCGACCATCCGCCCGCCGCCGTCTTCGGCCATCGACGCCAGCATCGCTGCGGGCAGCGACGCCGAGACGGCGGTCGCTCGGCCTGCTCCCACACGCCACGTCGCTGCGGGCAGGTCACCTTCGCCGATGGGCGTTGCCCGGTCCTTCGACCAAGCCTCTCGCCATGGGGCGATCGCCGCAGCGCGATCACCGATGACGACGGTTCGCTCCTCCGACTGCAATCCACCCGCAGCGGCTTCGCCAATGACTTCACGGGCGAGCGACGCGAGGTCGTTCCCAATGAGCAGGCGTCCACCGGTCGCGTCGACCAGGCCGCGGACGCTCGGTGTCGGATCGCCTTCCGGAGTCAACACGTGCATCGTGACGTCGGCCTGTGTCACTGCTTCAGCGATGTCTTGCTCAACCTCTGCCTCGGCATCGACCAGTACGAGCACCTGCCGCGGTCGGCCTTCGTTGAGCACCGCCTGCAGAGCAGCGTCGATGCTCGTCGGGCCGCTCGGTGGCGGAAGTGTGACGTCGAGCGACGCTGCCGGCACGCCGTCCGCGAGCTGGAAGAGACCGTCGCTGAAGGCGATGACGTCGACCGGCGTCGCATCCGGCAGTGCTGTCGCGGCAATTTCGACCGCGCGTTGCATCGCATCGCCGAGTCGGGCGGTGCTGCCACTCACATCGACGAGCAGCGTCCACGGTTCACGTGGCTCGGGCGGCTGGTATGACAGGGGCAGCACTGGCCGCAGCGACATCGGTGGTAGCTCATGGGTCGCCCAGACCACACTGCCGCCGAGGTCGGTGACGAAGGTCCGCAGCAAGTCGCCAGTCGAGGCGTCGATGCGCTCACGAACAACGACGACGCCCGCGCGACGCAGCAAAGCCGGCGTCATCGGCTCCGCTTGATCGAAGCCGTCCATCGCCCCGCCAATGACGAGCCGCTGCAAGCCGTCACCGACAGCCGGCGGAAGTGTGAGAACGTCGTTCTCCGGCCAGCGATCGGTTCCGTCGCCGGCGATGAGTTGCGTTGCTTCGTCTGTGCCTTCGACAACTTCGCCACGCAGTCCGCGGCCGATTCGGATCTGACGGAGGAGTCGACTGCCGTCGCGTTGAAGTCGGACGGCAGCCGTGTCGTCTGGATCGTCAAGGGTTGGGTCGACCAAGAAGTGCGTGTCGACGTTCGACGTCAGGTCCAGCAGGCCGTCCGTCAGAACGACGGCGGCGTCTGTGGCGGCGTCGATGATGAGCGCTGTCGAGCGGGCGGGGATCTCGGTGCCGTCGAACTCGTCGAGGGTCGTCTCGACGGCGCTCTCACCGAAGACACTGAGAGACGACACGGTTGCCGGCAGCCCGTCGAGCAGCCGCGTCAACTGCTGTGGCTCGCGCCAGTCGGTCCCGCGCGTGCTCGGCGAGAGGTCGACAAACACCGCAACGGTCGGAGTCGCGCGGTATCGCCAGGTTGGCCCGGACAACGCCAGTGTCAGCAGGACTGCCACGACCGCCGTCCACGGCAGGCGTCGCCACAGCAGCCATGCCGTCACCGCCAGTCCCGGCAGGAGCCACCACGGCGAACACAGCATCGGCCCGACTGCCATCGGTACACGCTAACGTCCTGCCGCATGTCTGACGGCACGTTCTACATCACCACGCCCATCTACTACCCCAACGGCGAGCCGCACCTCGGCCACGCCTACACGACGATC from Planctomycetota bacterium includes these protein-coding regions:
- a CDS encoding Mur ligase family protein, which encodes MAKGREFRGKRITVVGLGHFGGGVAVARWLAGQGAVVTATDAKPAAALSDDVARLEEIGVTLRLGGHDASNFTQADLVVTSPALPPRHELLEAARDAGVRVTTEICLLVERLPTKLVLGVSGTKGKSTTASLLARMLGAWRPMPGERAEKVRARRSSLIDLTRDVPRRVWLGGNLGGSLLADLERITPDDFVVLELSSAMLHYLAELEWSPHVGLATMIGVDHLAWHGSEAAYHEAKGNLVRFQNESDFAVLPTTSPIARSLKDVTQATVVEYGKRAHLPEAFAPKLFGKHNRVNERGAYAAAALFGIYPDQAAEACTDFAGLPHRLSEVHVDDRGVRWVDDSIATIPEAAAAACRAFPKGTVLQIVGGSDKGLDPTPMLDTLADWCRVVLCIGDTGTMLADRLGDRAVVCHDLATAVATARRESRRGDTVLLSPGYASYDQFANFEERGQEFARLASEAAG
- a CDS encoding vWA domain-containing protein, with protein sequence MAVGPMLCSPWWLLPGLAVTAWLLWRRLPWTAVVAVLLTLALSGPTWRYRATPTVAVFVDLSPSTRGTDWREPQQLTRLLDGLPATVSSLSVFGESAVETTLDEFDGTEIPARSTALIIDAATDAAVVLTDGLLDLTSNVDTHFLVDPTLDDPDDTAAVRLQRDGSRLLRQIRIGRGLRGEVVEGTDEATQLIAGDGTDRWPENDVLTLPPAVGDGLQRLVIGGAMDGFDQAEPMTPALLRRAGVVVVRERIDASTGDLLRTFVTDLGGSVVWATHELPPMSLRPVLPLSYQPPEPREPWTLLVDVSGSTARLGDAMQRAVEIAATALPDATPVDVIAFSDGLFQLADGVPAASLDVTLPPPSGPTSIDAALQAVLNEGRPRQVLVLVDAEAEVEQDIAEAVTQADVTMHVLTPEGDPTPSVRGLVDATGGRLLIGNDLASLAREVIGEAAAGGLQSEERTVVIGDRAAAIAPWREAWSKDRATPIGEGDLPAATWRVGAGRATAVSASLPAAMLASMAEDGGGRMVDVRWVDGPELVVTAAELPTAERVELTFNGRTNPMWPIAADTFRTTIADAREPGVAVITVDGQTHARKAVAGRYDPEFEAIGNDVERLFEFADRFNGDVQADPTKLSIAGKIVALDLTLPIVLLTAMAAVTAAVRGRP